The following proteins come from a genomic window of Limosilactobacillus reuteri:
- a CDS encoding IS256 family transposase, whose product MNQFNKDIIAALSSDKDITLNEVLRCQIEVAANQFLQNELTAVLGYEPHTRIDRSKGDVNYRNGAYTRTIDTEYGEINLTIPRDRLNKFQNALFPPYVRRTDGLEEMVIKMYSKGVTTREIADMVERMYGHYYSPTTVSNITKRTEHLVEEFHERKFKYSQYVCVFLDATYIPLRRGTVEREAVNVAIGIRSDGGKEVLDYSIAPTENGAAWSELLQGLRARGIKDIQLFIADGLVGLQSAIEANYPQAKFQRCWVHAERNLLGYVRKNDRREIITDFKAIRQAENLQDAKERLAAFSAKWESSYKRRIKNLVQMEDLFTFFSFPTAIRQTIYSTNLIESFNKSLKKMVRRKEQFPNEGALDRFIMTQVMEYNDKFENRAHRGFKDCHDTLDSMF is encoded by the coding sequence ATGAACCAGTTTAACAAAGATATTATCGCAGCGCTATCTTCAGACAAAGATATTACCCTGAATGAAGTCTTACGTTGTCAAATTGAAGTGGCCGCTAATCAGTTCCTTCAAAATGAACTGACTGCGGTGCTAGGCTACGAACCACATACCCGGATCGACCGATCAAAAGGCGACGTGAACTACCGGAACGGGGCGTACACCCGCACGATCGACACTGAGTACGGTGAAATTAATCTGACGATCCCACGGGACCGGTTAAACAAGTTTCAAAACGCCCTCTTCCCTCCTTACGTGCGTCGGACTGATGGACTGGAGGAAATGGTCATCAAGATGTACTCCAAGGGCGTCACAACTCGTGAAATCGCTGATATGGTTGAGAGAATGTACGGCCACTACTACTCACCAACCACGGTTTCAAACATCACTAAGCGGACGGAACACCTGGTTGAAGAGTTCCACGAGCGCAAATTCAAGTACTCACAGTACGTCTGTGTGTTCCTCGATGCTACTTACATTCCGTTACGCCGTGGTACCGTTGAACGAGAAGCCGTTAACGTAGCGATCGGAATTCGAAGTGACGGCGGTAAGGAAGTTCTTGACTACAGTATCGCACCGACCGAGAACGGAGCCGCTTGGTCTGAACTACTCCAGGGATTACGCGCACGGGGGATTAAAGATATTCAGTTGTTCATCGCCGATGGTTTAGTTGGACTTCAATCTGCGATTGAGGCTAACTACCCGCAGGCGAAGTTTCAACGGTGCTGGGTCCACGCAGAGCGCAACCTTTTAGGGTACGTTCGCAAAAACGATCGCAGGGAGATTATCACCGACTTTAAGGCTATTCGGCAAGCAGAGAACCTACAAGACGCCAAAGAACGATTGGCGGCTTTCAGTGCTAAGTGGGAGTCCAGTTATAAGCGTCGAATCAAGAATCTAGTCCAAATGGAGGATCTATTCACGTTCTTCAGTTTTCCAACTGCGATCCGTCAGACCATCTACTCGACGAACCTAATTGAGTCGTTCAATAAGAGCCTGAAGAAGATGGTCCGACGTAAAGAGCAGTTCCCAAACGAAGGGGCCCTCGATCGCTTTATCATGACGCAAGTGATGGAGTACAACGATAAATTTGAGAATCGAGCACATCGGGGATTCAAGGACTGTCACGACACGCTTGATTCGATGTTTTAG
- the asp1 gene encoding accessory Sec system glycosyltransferase Asp1 translates to MLFFLNDNIQRNKSGIEHAQIKRLHLFEKYHQPAKIVTQQYSNELHLVTAEAGIDDRNFINLFDYFQEACEVPQRNIRIKDIPVNPHWERKADGINYNYYQNGKRILYIRRRSDTDRRVINIQYFDHYGKLLKVSWFDSRGFISVEQLYDWDGKMATENYYRPDGTLAIQLAHQQDKRGREIKTYHLFNYHGRDYQFSGFDQLTRFFLDELVTDKQICGEGPVGFVVDRVYELGWAVLHMKHRVFRVLQLHNDHVNNPNDMLHSTLNYNYDWGLKHLQDWDGVIALTPQQQEDLQDRFGKFGVKIYRIPGPIVPAAVINKRHVPFKKRTKKQVVMVARLSPEKQQDHLLKAWPQVLAAVSDAKLDFWGYANDDFDKTLNKIVKEEAINGSVTFHGYTDDVNSVYEDAQLLILPSRAEGLPLSLVEAQSHGLPIIANDIKYGPSDVVIDQQDGLLTKNGDIDGLAQAIIRLLQNQERLAQMSENAYADSERYSEPNVMKLWNELVADMKEKGEE, encoded by the coding sequence ATGCTTTTTTTCCTAAACGATAATATTCAACGAAACAAATCAGGAATTGAGCATGCGCAAATTAAGCGTCTGCATCTGTTTGAAAAATATCATCAACCGGCTAAGATTGTTACCCAGCAATATTCGAATGAATTACACTTGGTAACAGCAGAAGCAGGGATTGATGATCGTAACTTTATTAACTTGTTTGATTATTTTCAGGAGGCTTGTGAAGTCCCACAAAGGAATATTCGAATTAAAGATATTCCGGTTAACCCTCATTGGGAGCGCAAGGCCGATGGGATTAATTATAATTATTATCAAAATGGCAAACGTATTCTCTATATCCGTCGGCGCAGTGATACTGATCGGCGGGTAATTAATATTCAATATTTTGATCATTATGGAAAGCTTCTCAAAGTTAGTTGGTTTGACAGCCGCGGTTTTATCTCGGTCGAACAACTTTATGACTGGGATGGAAAAATGGCAACGGAAAACTATTACCGTCCAGATGGAACCTTAGCAATCCAGCTAGCCCACCAGCAGGATAAGCGGGGAAGGGAAATTAAAACTTACCATCTTTTTAATTACCATGGTCGTGACTATCAATTCAGCGGTTTTGACCAGTTAACCCGGTTTTTCCTCGATGAGTTGGTCACTGACAAGCAAATCTGTGGTGAAGGTCCGGTTGGCTTTGTCGTTGATCGGGTGTATGAACTAGGCTGGGCGGTTCTGCACATGAAGCACCGGGTCTTTCGGGTTCTTCAACTGCATAATGACCATGTCAATAATCCTAATGATATGCTTCATTCTACCCTTAATTATAACTATGATTGGGGACTTAAGCACCTCCAAGATTGGGATGGGGTTATTGCCCTAACTCCGCAACAACAAGAAGATCTTCAAGACCGGTTTGGCAAGTTTGGCGTGAAGATATACCGGATTCCTGGTCCGATTGTTCCGGCGGCAGTTATTAATAAGCGTCATGTTCCTTTTAAAAAACGAACGAAGAAACAAGTTGTCATGGTTGCCCGCTTGTCTCCTGAAAAACAGCAAGATCACCTATTAAAAGCATGGCCACAAGTACTAGCGGCTGTTTCAGATGCCAAACTCGATTTTTGGGGTTATGCTAATGATGATTTTGATAAGACGCTCAATAAAATCGTCAAAGAGGAAGCGATTAATGGTTCTGTGACCTTCCATGGGTATACGGATGACGTCAATTCGGTTTACGAAGACGCGCAATTACTTATTTTGCCAAGTCGGGCTGAAGGGTTACCGCTATCCTTAGTGGAGGCCCAGTCCCATGGGTTGCCGATTATTGCTAATGACATAAAATATGGGCCTTCAGATGTGGTGATTGATCAACAGGATGGGTTGCTGACTAAGAACGGCGATATTGATGGATTAGCTCAAGCGATCATTCGCTTATTGCAAAATCAAGAGCGGCTAGCGCAGATGAGTGAAAATGCTTATGCTGATAGTGAGCGTTATTCTGAACCAAACGTGATGAAGTTATGGAATGAATTAGTTGCTGACATGAAGGAAAAGGGGGAAGAGTAA
- a CDS encoding glycosyltransferase: MYFFVNQYLLSSNSSVEHAELKRLALFKKHGGEAKLVTRDFDLILHDTIKQIGLPNDQIVNMYDFFANTTDYQGEKLHTEDLPLPIDYQVGTGNNYREVKDGDRLVCEVHFAAGTIGQVNHVDYFDIAGNMTLRQQYDIRGFKAADEFFGEDGQEYYARYYRPNGETYLERYFVKSVENTPINSLNVLRNYQGQDRFFDSLENLFIFFLDELNKANGEDNIFIADRPAVAIKPVQSMMTKAKKFLWLPMNQVNDGQDLINGPLNAMLQDPVTTDAAKWDGVIVMTAKQAEILQQQIHNAVPIYVINGAPVLANFARINEVDRIPGQLIYVGRLAEDKQTSQLINMFAQIHQQVPESKLTFYGYGTSEDMDSYKKQVKDLNLAGTIEFAGYQVSLDEAYDQAQLFVDASRIDAQPLAMGEALNHGVPVVTYDYLYGPREMVTSDENGKIIPLNNQPQFIQTVIKLLQDQDELQRLSTGAYDNLGQLAEEKTWKQWQQLSAI; this comes from the coding sequence GTGTACTTTTTTGTAAACCAATACTTATTAAGTAGCAATTCCAGTGTTGAACATGCTGAATTAAAACGGTTAGCCCTATTTAAAAAGCATGGTGGAGAAGCTAAGTTGGTGACCCGTGACTTCGACCTCATTCTTCATGATACCATCAAACAAATTGGTTTACCTAACGACCAAATTGTTAATATGTATGATTTCTTTGCAAACACGACTGATTACCAAGGCGAAAAGCTCCACACTGAGGATTTGCCTTTACCAATTGACTATCAAGTAGGAACTGGAAATAACTATCGTGAAGTAAAAGACGGTGACCGCCTCGTTTGCGAAGTTCACTTTGCGGCTGGAACGATTGGGCAAGTTAACCATGTTGATTACTTTGATATTGCTGGTAATATGACTCTTCGCCAACAATATGATATTCGTGGCTTTAAGGCAGCTGACGAATTCTTTGGTGAAGATGGACAGGAATACTACGCGCGTTATTATCGCCCCAATGGAGAAACGTATCTTGAACGGTATTTTGTAAAATCAGTTGAAAATACCCCGATCAATTCCCTGAATGTTTTACGTAATTATCAGGGACAGGATCGCTTCTTTGATTCTTTAGAGAACCTCTTTATCTTCTTTTTAGATGAATTGAATAAGGCGAATGGTGAGGACAATATATTTATTGCTGATCGACCAGCAGTTGCGATCAAACCAGTTCAATCAATGATGACAAAAGCAAAGAAATTCTTGTGGCTGCCGATGAACCAGGTTAATGATGGTCAGGACTTAATAAATGGTCCCTTAAATGCTATGCTACAAGACCCTGTTACTACGGATGCGGCCAAATGGGATGGGGTAATCGTCATGACTGCAAAACAAGCTGAAATCCTCCAGCAGCAAATTCACAACGCTGTGCCAATCTATGTAATTAACGGGGCGCCAGTTCTTGCTAACTTTGCGCGAATTAATGAAGTCGATCGGATACCGGGCCAATTAATATACGTTGGAAGATTGGCAGAAGATAAGCAAACTAGTCAACTAATTAATATGTTTGCGCAGATTCACCAACAAGTCCCTGAAAGTAAACTGACTTTCTATGGCTATGGCACTAGCGAAGACATGGATAGCTATAAAAAGCAGGTTAAGGATCTCAACTTAGCGGGCACAATTGAATTTGCCGGATATCAGGTGTCATTAGATGAGGCATATGATCAAGCTCAACTGTTTGTCGATGCGAGTCGAATCGATGCACAACCATTAGCGATGGGGGAGGCCCTAAACCATGGTGTCCCAGTTGTTACTTATGATTACCTTTATGGACCACGTGAAATGGTAACTTCAGATGAAAATGGCAAGATCATTCCTTTAAATAACCAACCTCAGTTTATTCAAACCGTCATCAAATTATTACAAGATCAAGATGAATTGCAAAGATTAAGCACTGGTGCCTATGACAACCTAGGTCAATTGGCAGAAGAAAAAACTTGGAAGCAATGGCAACAACTATCAGCTATTTAG
- a CDS encoding fibrinogen-binding adhesin SdrG C-terminal domain-containing protein, whose protein sequence is MMDNYQAMNFYYGLLNLRAGFFKANLCEILMAVAQNVPDENQHSATAYHAVEEDLSQGHKQLNRNQVEFGSFYEDGHILHNVEINTQSDFFLDPTREDTVKWHVSFTVAKDVRPADQFTVQLSSNLMVAPNGHPEKPIPDFSDQDGIVIAMGAYDQDKHELVYTFTNYVTEHRQIIGELEGELAIDPLTTPENEFGLECFISVDDYRKDFTIDIDYPDLANDMFLGISSRMMHFDKDQQLFEDIIYVNPAQKDLKHAYIVFNTSDLVEELSNAIVKPSTLRIEIYRNSRGLKLPQSYGVNLQRLRDVTNRFPVVEGDHLGETPYTMSFADNKMRLNFGADQTNDSYIIRVVGQYNNELDGTVRLRARLFGMDQQNVYMSNSTAATAAGTSMVASGHAISKEKLAEAAAVTTEELRQDEYFANVEEPLESSTVEGAKEEVDIPFASDSQEQVSSSRLEEEETPVEENLEDIPFNDAEEEKQAEPQEDFAQSTFSDDAAVEEESDSSAYIISFASDDEEESVATTEQEENQAEAPAVSAAVGGDELSISFDGTPQVAPAEANEDLTEETESSDDKEGLTSSEELGAEPAQLLSEESAVPESAVEIKVSEEETSVAPLPMPGRRPPRRHSRFQNTTRSNHSLRHLRRF, encoded by the coding sequence ATGATGGATAATTATCAAGCAATGAATTTTTACTATGGACTTCTTAATTTGCGTGCTGGTTTCTTTAAGGCTAACTTATGTGAAATACTAATGGCGGTTGCACAAAACGTACCTGATGAAAATCAACACTCAGCAACGGCATATCATGCTGTGGAAGAAGATTTAAGTCAAGGCCATAAGCAATTAAATCGCAATCAAGTTGAATTTGGGTCATTTTATGAAGATGGTCATATTTTACATAATGTCGAAATTAATACCCAATCAGACTTTTTCCTCGATCCGACCCGGGAAGATACTGTCAAGTGGCATGTTAGTTTTACGGTTGCTAAAGATGTCCGACCAGCCGATCAATTTACTGTTCAACTGTCATCAAATTTGATGGTTGCACCTAATGGTCATCCTGAAAAGCCAATTCCTGACTTTAGTGATCAAGATGGGATTGTTATTGCAATGGGGGCCTATGACCAGGATAAGCACGAACTTGTCTATACCTTTACAAATTACGTAACTGAGCATCGCCAAATAATTGGTGAATTAGAGGGAGAACTAGCAATTGATCCCCTAACAACTCCAGAGAACGAATTTGGTTTGGAATGTTTTATAAGTGTTGATGATTACCGGAAGGACTTTACCATTGATATCGACTATCCAGATCTTGCTAACGACATGTTTCTTGGGATTTCTAGCCGGATGATGCATTTTGATAAGGATCAGCAGCTCTTTGAAGATATTATCTATGTTAACCCTGCGCAAAAAGACCTTAAGCATGCCTATATTGTCTTTAACACGAGTGACCTAGTCGAAGAATTATCGAATGCCATCGTCAAACCATCGACACTGCGGATTGAGATTTATCGTAATTCACGAGGATTAAAATTGCCTCAATCATATGGGGTAAACCTTCAACGACTACGGGATGTCACTAATCGCTTTCCAGTAGTAGAAGGCGATCACCTTGGCGAGACACCATATACGATGTCCTTTGCTGATAACAAGATGCGCTTGAATTTTGGTGCAGATCAGACTAATGATTCCTATATTATTAGGGTGGTCGGCCAATATAATAATGAACTTGATGGAACAGTACGATTGCGAGCGCGCTTATTTGGAATGGACCAGCAAAATGTTTATATGAGTAATTCTACGGCAGCAACAGCCGCTGGAACTTCGATGGTCGCAAGTGGTCATGCTATTTCTAAGGAGAAATTAGCGGAGGCGGCAGCGGTCACAACAGAAGAATTGAGACAAGACGAATATTTTGCCAATGTGGAAGAACCTCTTGAATCTTCGACAGTTGAAGGAGCAAAAGAAGAAGTTGATATTCCATTTGCTTCTGATAGTCAGGAACAGGTATCTAGTTCTCGATTGGAAGAAGAGGAAACACCGGTCGAAGAAAATCTGGAGGATATCCCGTTTAATGATGCTGAGGAAGAAAAGCAAGCTGAACCGCAAGAAGATTTCGCTCAAAGTACATTTTCGGATGATGCAGCCGTTGAAGAAGAATCTGATTCGTCAGCTTATATAATTTCCTTTGCCTCAGATGATGAAGAAGAGTCAGTAGCTACTACTGAACAAGAAGAGAATCAGGCGGAAGCTCCTGCGGTCAGTGCAGCAGTCGGTGGGGATGAATTATCAATCTCCTTTGACGGCACCCCTCAAGTGGCCCCAGCAGAGGCTAACGAAGATCTAACAGAAGAAACTGAATCTTCAGATGATAAAGAGGGACTTACTTCATCTGAGGAATTAGGAGCAGAACCTGCTCAGTTATTATCTGAAGAATCTGCAGTCCCTGAGTCTGCTGTTGAAATTAAAGTTAGTGAAGAGGAGACAAGCGTAGCACCATTGCCAATGCCAGGACGACGACCACCACGCCGGCACAGTCGTTTTCAAAATACAACCCGGTCAAATCATTCGTTGCGTCATTTGAGGAGATTCTAA
- a CDS encoding alpha-glucosidase C-terminal domain-containing protein, producing MPVITNGKYALVSGNEDDEQIFAYTRQDDDTTLLVILNYTDETVNRHYNVPADAKLLISNYEDDQNDTIRPYEAKVYQY from the coding sequence ATGCCAGTAATTACTAATGGAAAGTATGCATTAGTTTCTGGTAATGAAGATGATGAACAGATCTTTGCATATACACGGCAAGATGATGACACTACTTTGTTGGTAATCTTGAACTATACTGACGAGACTGTTAACCGCCATTATAATGTGCCAGCTGATGCGAAGTTACTAATTAGTAATTATGAGGATGATCAAAATGATACTATCCGGCCATACGAAGCTAAGGTTTATCAATACTAG